Proteins from a genomic interval of Oreochromis aureus strain Israel breed Guangdong linkage group 6, ZZ_aureus, whole genome shotgun sequence:
- the LOC116312387 gene encoding PDZ and LIM domain protein 3 — translation MPLNVVLDGPAPWGFRLTGGKDFNQPLTISRITPGSRASAANLCPGDVILAIEGVPATNMLHCEAQNKIKESTHQLCLTIERNESRLWTPRVMEDGRAHPFKINLESEQQEYKPIGTAHNRRAQPFVAAANIDDKRQVVSTSYNTPIGLYSTGNIQDAMEGQIRGLVQHKPESPRALTSIEDSDVYRMLQKDQEEPQEPRQSGSFKALQEFIDSDGTRPIVTRTVKAPTTKPTTPTGNLQKLPVCDKCGNGIVGTVVKARDKYRHPGCFVCSDCDVNLKQKGYFFVEGQLYCEIHARARMRPAEGHDFVTTFPSV, via the exons ATGCCACTTAACGTGGTGCTGGATGGGCCGGCCCCCTGGGGCTTTCGTCTGACAGGAGGAAAGGACTTCAACCAGCCCCTGACCATCTCcagg ATCACTCCTGGCAGTAGGGCATCTGCTGCCAACCTGTGCCCTGGTGATGTCATCCTGGCTATTGAGGGAGTCCCAGCAACAAACATGCTGCATTGTGAAGCTCAGAACAAGATAAAGGAATCCACTCATCAGCTCTGTCTCACCATTGAAAG AAACGAATCAAGACTGTGGACTCCACGTGTCATGGAGGACGGGAGAGCTCACCCATTTAAAATAAACCTGGAATCAGAGCAGCAG GAATATAAACCAATTGGCACAGCTCACAATAGAAGAGCTCAGCCATTTGTGGCAGCAGCGAACATTGATGACAAGCGCCAGGTAGTCAGTACGTCCTACAACACGCCTATAGGCCTCTACTCCACAGGCAACATCCAGGATGCTATGGAGGGCCAGATCCGAGGCTTGGTCCAGCACAAGCCTGAGAG TCCCAGGGCTCTAACCAGCATTGAGGATTCTGACGTTTACCGGATGTTACAGAAAGACCAGGAGGAGCCCCAGGAGCCTCGGCAGTCTGGCTCCTTCAAAGCCCTCCAGGAATTTATTGACAGTGATG GCACTCGCCCCATTGTGACCAGGACAGTAAAAGCACCCACAACCAAACCAACTACGCCCACAGGAAACCTGCAGAAACTGCCTGTCTGTGACAAGTGTGGGAATGGGATTGT TGGGACAGTGGTGAAAGCTCGGGACAAATATCGTCACCCTGGTTGCTTTGTGTGCTCTGACTGTGATGTCAACCTGAAACAGAAGGGCTATTTCTTTGTGGAGGGACAGCTGTACTGTGAGATCCACGCTCGTGCCAGAATGAGACCAGCGGAGGGACATGACTTCGTCACAACATTTCCCTCTGTATAG